From Kineosporia succinea, the proteins below share one genomic window:
- a CDS encoding glycosyltransferase family 4 protein, with protein sequence MSGRTLVITNDFPPRAGGIESFVLAMTKRFPPGQVVVHTKRQKGDREFDAQLDFPVVRDPSPIMLPTPAITRRSIEIARAEGCDRVWFGAAAPLGLMAPKLRAAGIERLVATTHGHEVWWAVVPGTRGLMRRIGRHVDVLTYLGDYTRKRIEPSLDRSALTRFVQLTPGVDEVTFHPGVDGSTVRAELGLGDRPVVVCVSRMVARKGQDVLVEALPRIRERVPGAALLLVGDGPYRSEVERRVQKARLGEHVFVTGKVPGERLPEYYAAGDVFCMPARTRMGGFDLEGLGICYLEAAATGLPVVAGDSGGAPDAVIEGENGYVVSGTDVQAVADRCSELLLDRELAAKLGQRGREWVLEKWRWDDLAVKLQKWLRP encoded by the coding sequence GTGAGCGGACGTACGCTCGTCATCACCAACGACTTCCCGCCCCGCGCGGGGGGAATCGAGTCGTTCGTGCTGGCCATGACCAAGCGCTTCCCACCCGGGCAGGTCGTGGTGCACACCAAGCGGCAGAAGGGCGACCGGGAGTTCGACGCCCAGCTCGACTTCCCGGTGGTGCGCGACCCCTCGCCGATCATGCTGCCCACCCCCGCCATCACCCGGCGCTCCATCGAGATCGCGAGGGCCGAGGGCTGCGACCGGGTCTGGTTCGGCGCGGCGGCCCCGCTCGGGCTGATGGCACCGAAACTGCGCGCGGCCGGCATCGAGCGGCTGGTCGCCACGACGCACGGGCACGAGGTGTGGTGGGCGGTCGTCCCCGGCACCCGCGGCCTGATGCGGCGCATCGGGCGGCACGTCGACGTCCTGACCTATCTCGGCGACTACACCCGCAAGCGCATCGAGCCGTCGCTCGACCGGTCCGCGCTCACCCGGTTCGTGCAACTGACGCCAGGCGTCGACGAGGTCACGTTCCACCCGGGCGTCGACGGCTCGACGGTGCGCGCGGAACTCGGGCTGGGCGACCGGCCGGTGGTGGTCTGTGTGTCCCGCATGGTCGCCCGCAAGGGGCAGGACGTGCTGGTCGAGGCGCTGCCGCGGATCCGCGAACGGGTGCCCGGCGCGGCGCTGCTGCTGGTCGGCGACGGGCCCTACCGCTCCGAGGTGGAGCGCCGGGTGCAGAAGGCCCGGCTCGGCGAGCACGTGTTCGTCACCGGGAAGGTGCCCGGCGAGCGGCTTCCCGAGTACTACGCGGCCGGCGACGTGTTCTGCATGCCCGCCCGTACCCGGATGGGCGGGTTCGACCTCGAGGGCCTGGGCATCTGTTACCTCGAGGCCGCCGCGACCGGGCTGCCGGTGGTGGCGGGCGACTCCGGCGGGGCTCCGGACGCCGTGATCGAGGGCGAGAACGGTTACGTGGTGAGCGGTACCGACGTGCAGGCGGTGGCCGACCGCTGCTCCGAGCTCCTGCTCGACCGGGAACTGGCCGCGAAGCTCGGGCAGCGAGGCCGCGAGTGGGTGCTGGAGAAATGGCGCTGGGACGACCTGGCCGTGAAGCTCCAGAAGTGGCTCAGGCCCTAG
- a CDS encoding glycosyltransferase family 87 protein, with product MVPADPPARDSLLRSSPLSTVVALLLLTVGTAVATHSVVRYRVWIIVIYTVLCALLAAWAVSGSRRRASAPAARARPGSPVVWIGGALSTTLVLIAVVHLTMRPWTYVTSDQGWLVRALYAAAALVLAAGIAVSTAQRKVLAAHVALGVTAVLYVVAGALLIHWDPSPKIDVWVTLQQAADGLLEGKNMYSQQWSDSPGVQDAFTYLPFTGLLLAPGRWLAGDVRWALLVVTLLGALAVMRLGRSGASTQPGRMSVRNLVGPGAAGLLLVLPGTATQVEQAWTEPLLMACLAGWALAVRRRRMVLAMICLALGLASKQHLAVLLPVLAVWPVFGWRRAVGTAGLAGVFMLPWFIASPADMIHDTVTMLINFQPLVFANTWFIAAINELDWTPPFYLTGAVVLIALGTAVVRVHRQQPDLANVLRWAAVVLFAANLVNKQAFYNQYWLVAALVIISFAAARYPAPDGETTDESETPAVTPAETGPGSAETGPGSAETGPGSAETGPGSSETARA from the coding sequence ATGGTTCCAGCCGATCCCCCCGCCCGCGATTCCCTGCTCCGCAGCTCCCCGCTCAGCACCGTGGTCGCGCTTCTGCTGCTGACCGTCGGAACGGCGGTGGCTACGCACAGTGTTGTTCGCTACCGGGTGTGGATCATCGTCATCTACACCGTTCTCTGTGCCCTCCTCGCCGCCTGGGCCGTCTCCGGCAGCCGGCGCCGTGCCTCGGCTCCCGCGGCCCGGGCCCGGCCCGGCTCCCCGGTCGTGTGGATCGGCGGGGCTCTCTCCACCACCCTCGTCCTGATCGCCGTGGTGCACCTGACCATGCGGCCGTGGACCTACGTGACGTCCGACCAGGGCTGGCTGGTGCGGGCGCTCTACGCGGCGGCGGCCCTGGTGCTGGCGGCCGGGATCGCCGTCTCCACCGCGCAGCGCAAGGTGCTGGCCGCCCACGTCGCGCTCGGCGTCACGGCGGTGCTCTACGTCGTGGCCGGGGCCCTGCTCATCCACTGGGACCCCTCCCCCAAGATCGACGTCTGGGTCACGCTGCAGCAGGCGGCCGACGGTCTGCTCGAGGGCAAGAACATGTACTCGCAGCAGTGGAGCGACTCCCCCGGCGTGCAGGACGCGTTCACCTACCTCCCCTTCACCGGACTGCTCCTGGCCCCCGGGCGCTGGCTCGCCGGTGACGTGCGCTGGGCCCTGCTCGTCGTCACCCTGCTCGGCGCGCTCGCGGTGATGCGGCTGGGCCGCTCCGGCGCCTCCACGCAGCCGGGCCGCATGAGTGTGCGCAACCTGGTCGGTCCCGGCGCCGCCGGTCTGCTGCTGGTCCTGCCCGGCACCGCCACCCAGGTCGAGCAGGCCTGGACCGAACCGCTGCTGATGGCCTGCCTGGCCGGCTGGGCGCTCGCGGTGCGCCGCCGCCGGATGGTGCTGGCGATGATCTGCCTGGCGCTGGGTCTGGCCAGCAAGCAGCACCTCGCCGTGCTGCTGCCGGTGCTCGCGGTCTGGCCGGTGTTCGGCTGGCGCCGCGCGGTCGGCACGGCCGGTCTGGCCGGGGTGTTCATGCTGCCCTGGTTCATCGCCTCACCGGCCGACATGATCCACGACACGGTGACGATGCTGATCAACTTCCAGCCGCTGGTGTTCGCCAACACCTGGTTCATCGCCGCGATCAACGAGCTCGACTGGACGCCGCCGTTCTACCTGACCGGCGCCGTGGTGCTGATCGCCCTGGGCACCGCCGTCGTGCGGGTGCACCGGCAGCAGCCCGACCTGGCCAACGTGCTGCGCTGGGCCGCGGTGGTGCTGTTCGCCGCGAACCTGGTGAACAAGCAGGCCTTCTACAACCAGTACTGGCTGGTGGCCGCACTCGTCATCATCTCGTTCGCGGCGGCGCGTTACCCCGCCCCCGACGGTGAGACGACCGACGAGTCGGAGACGCCGGCGGTCACTCCCGCGGAGACCGGCCCGGGTTCCGCGGAGACCGGCCCGGGGTCCGCGGAGACCGGCCCGGGGTCCGCGGAGACCGGCCCGGGTTCGTCGGAGACCGCTAGGGCCTGA
- a CDS encoding Flp family type IVb pilin, giving the protein MISRIRGVSRRAGDAGASAVEYALMVAAIAAVIVAVVFGFGNLISNTFQGTSNCIENRQTMPNCDPSEATTP; this is encoded by the coding sequence ATGATTTCCCGGATCCGCGGGGTCTCGCGCCGGGCCGGCGACGCAGGCGCCTCCGCCGTCGAGTACGCGCTGATGGTCGCCGCCATCGCCGCGGTGATCGTCGCCGTGGTCTTCGGTTTCGGCAACCTGATCAGCAACACCTTCCAGGGCACCTCGAACTGCATCGAGAACCGGCAGACGATGCCGAACTGTGACCCCAGCGAGGCCACCACCCCGTAA
- a CDS encoding Flp family type IVb pilin produces MLTHLRTVMSDTKDRGASAVEYGLMVAAIAAVIVAVVFGLGTIVQRTFRDTCTSFAAGVTEAGTSSDCGTETGTGTGTGTQN; encoded by the coding sequence ATGCTCACCCACCTCCGCACGGTGATGTCCGACACGAAAGACCGCGGCGCGTCTGCCGTCGAGTACGGCCTGATGGTCGCCGCCATCGCCGCGGTGATCGTCGCCGTGGTCTTCGGTCTCGGCACCATTGTCCAGCGGACGTTCAGGGACACCTGCACCTCCTTCGCCGCCGGCGTCACCGAAGCGGGCACCAGCAGCGACTGCGGTACGGAGACGGGCACCGGCACGGGGACCGGCACCCAGAACTAG
- a CDS encoding response regulator transcription factor, with translation MTSATANLRVVLVDDHQLIREGLRRAFDRAGDIEVVGEAASVADALNALERLRPDVLVTDVRLPDGDGITLTTQVRANNPAMGIVVLTMYAGDEQVFAALDAGASGFVGKDAPAEEVVAAARHAAANPRAFTARDLAGAMQRRMSAPAGPKLSPREREVLDLLVDGLAIAQIARRLYISESTAKTHVANIYEKLGAGNRAQAVMAAVRLGLVDDAKRR, from the coding sequence TTGACCAGCGCAACGGCGAACCTCCGGGTGGTGCTCGTCGACGACCATCAGCTGATCCGGGAGGGTCTGCGCAGGGCCTTCGACCGGGCGGGTGACATCGAGGTCGTCGGCGAGGCGGCCTCGGTCGCGGACGCGCTCAACGCCCTGGAGCGGCTCCGGCCGGATGTCCTCGTGACCGACGTGCGTCTTCCGGACGGCGACGGGATCACGCTGACGACCCAGGTCCGGGCGAACAACCCGGCGATGGGCATCGTGGTCCTCACCATGTATGCCGGTGACGAGCAGGTTTTCGCCGCCCTGGACGCCGGGGCCTCGGGCTTCGTCGGCAAGGACGCCCCGGCCGAGGAGGTCGTCGCGGCCGCCCGGCACGCCGCGGCCAACCCGCGGGCCTTCACCGCGCGCGACCTGGCCGGTGCCATGCAGCGCCGGATGAGTGCCCCGGCCGGCCCGAAACTGTCTCCGCGGGAACGGGAAGTGCTCGACCTGCTGGTCGACGGCCTGGCCATCGCGCAGATCGCCCGGCGGCTCTACATCAGCGAGTCGACGGCCAAGACGCACGTGGCCAACATCTACGAGAAGCTGGGTGCGGGTAACCGCGCACAGGCCGTCATGGCGGCCGTCCGGCTCGGTCTCGTGGACGACGCGAAGCGACGCTGA
- a CDS encoding sensor histidine kinase, with protein sequence MAVLELRVKSIFLPLVIRAGIILIFASTAVALGIVADGSRGEGQGVSPREAVIPALMLFCVAALASLPLPRAVPPIIPALAETLSASVIIGGMGTSGLLFLPYLTIPLFIAGLSTGLVAGLAAAATATVAFGGTIITSNENRIDELNRNNALLAWVFILVAVPAVGAWIRRLRSDVAPDSEPAYADAHRLLSELHVVARQLSLGLDPRTLATALAEDISAVVPQADAVVLVRSTGGRFVSLSGHEPPEAAELTIEDAWVSAQPVKREASGRSFAAIPVLMGERVVALVLVITATGLDAASLRSCRTVIEQSGPRLASAMLFDDVRRLATTDERMRLAREIHDGIAQDLASVGYALDDIRQNSDPTVAKQVMTVREQLQAMVADLRMSIFDLRHGVNDTVGLGAALSEHAQRIAAQSDLAIHLSMDESPKRLPITVEVELLRIVQEAITNVRRHAQATNLWLTVTVEPPRAHITVIDDGRGLKPGRADSFGIQGMRERARRIGANLHVGPGPEGGTLVEVGLGTETAAFEPRHLARPAVTRVALTDPHGIPTISPVSPHPHNTRRSRTASHVRADQEVTN encoded by the coding sequence GTGGCCGTGCTGGAACTGAGAGTGAAGAGCATCTTCCTGCCTCTCGTGATCCGTGCCGGAATCATCTTGATCTTCGCGAGCACCGCAGTCGCGCTCGGGATCGTGGCGGATGGTTCCCGCGGGGAAGGGCAGGGCGTGTCGCCCCGCGAGGCGGTGATCCCGGCCCTGATGCTGTTCTGCGTGGCGGCCCTGGCTTCACTGCCGTTGCCCCGGGCGGTGCCCCCGATCATCCCCGCGCTCGCCGAGACCCTCTCGGCGTCGGTGATCATCGGCGGCATGGGCACCAGCGGGCTGCTCTTCCTGCCCTACCTGACGATCCCGCTCTTCATCGCCGGGTTGTCCACCGGCCTGGTCGCCGGCCTCGCCGCCGCCGCGACCGCCACGGTCGCCTTCGGCGGCACGATCATCACCTCGAACGAGAACCGCATCGACGAGCTGAACCGCAACAACGCGCTGCTCGCCTGGGTCTTCATCCTGGTCGCGGTGCCCGCGGTGGGCGCCTGGATCCGCCGCCTGCGCTCCGACGTGGCCCCCGACAGCGAGCCCGCCTACGCCGACGCGCACCGGCTGCTGTCCGAACTGCACGTCGTGGCGCGGCAACTCAGCCTCGGGCTCGACCCCCGCACGCTGGCCACGGCCCTGGCCGAGGACATCAGCGCGGTCGTCCCGCAGGCCGACGCGGTGGTGCTGGTGCGCTCCACCGGCGGCCGGTTCGTCTCGCTGTCCGGGCACGAGCCGCCGGAGGCCGCCGAGCTGACCATCGAAGACGCCTGGGTCAGCGCCCAGCCGGTCAAGCGCGAGGCCTCGGGCCGCTCCTTCGCCGCGATCCCGGTGCTGATGGGCGAGCGGGTGGTGGCGCTGGTGCTGGTCATCACCGCCACCGGGCTCGACGCGGCGTCGCTGCGCAGCTGCCGCACCGTGATCGAGCAGTCCGGTCCGCGGCTGGCTTCGGCCATGCTCTTCGACGACGTGCGCCGCCTGGCCACCACCGACGAGCGCATGCGCCTGGCCCGCGAGATCCACGACGGCATCGCTCAGGACCTGGCGTCGGTCGGCTACGCGCTCGACGACATCCGGCAGAACTCCGACCCGACCGTGGCGAAGCAGGTGATGACCGTGCGCGAGCAGCTCCAGGCGATGGTGGCCGACCTGCGCATGAGCATCTTCGACCTGCGCCACGGCGTGAACGACACGGTCGGCCTGGGCGCCGCACTGAGCGAGCACGCCCAGCGCATCGCCGCCCAGTCCGACCTGGCGATCCATCTGTCCATGGACGAGTCGCCGAAGCGGCTCCCGATCACCGTGGAGGTGGAGCTCCTGCGAATCGTTCAGGAGGCGATCACCAACGTCCGGCGGCACGCGCAGGCCACGAACCTCTGGCTCACCGTGACCGTCGAGCCGCCCCGGGCCCACATCACCGTCATCGACGACGGCCGGGGCCTGAAACCGGGCCGGGCCGACAGTTTCGGCATCCAGGGGATGCGCGAACGGGCCCGCCGGATCGGCGCCAACCTGCACGTCGGCCCGGGCCCCGAAGGGGGCACGCTGGTCGAGGTCGGCCTCGGCACCGAGACCGCGGCGTTCGAGCCGCGGCACCTGGCCCGTCCGGCGGTGACGCGTGTCGCGCTCACCGACCCGCACGGCATCCCGACCATCAGTCCCGTCAGTCCTCATCCACACAACACAAGAAGGTCCCGGACGGCCTCACACGTCCGGGCCGACCAGGAGGTGACTAATTGA
- a CDS encoding type II secretion system F family protein: MLLAIGLVVLFAGLAGAFAALLLADRQRRDAGARQALLENFRATPAPMRQTELEVPFAERVIAPLTRHFAVAGRRLTTDGRIERIRTRLDLAGNPPRWDVDRVLGLKALGLVTGALLGLALPPLFGAGARGTLLTFSGLSALGWFGPSLWIYQVGYDRTELVRRELPDAIDLLTISVEAGLAFDAALAQVARSSDGPLAKELFRVLQEMQLGTGRLDALRALADRTDVEELRIFVAAMVQADTFGIPIANVLRVQSKEMRVKRSQRAEEKAQQVPVKILFPLIFCILPALFIVVMGPAGIKIFEQFRGV; the protein is encoded by the coding sequence ATGCTGCTGGCGATCGGGCTCGTCGTGCTGTTCGCGGGGCTGGCCGGGGCGTTCGCCGCCCTGCTGCTGGCCGACCGGCAGCGCCGTGACGCCGGCGCCCGGCAGGCCCTGCTGGAGAACTTCCGGGCCACCCCGGCCCCGATGCGCCAGACCGAACTCGAGGTGCCGTTCGCCGAACGGGTGATCGCGCCCCTCACGCGGCACTTCGCGGTCGCCGGGCGCCGTCTCACCACCGACGGGCGCATCGAGCGCATCCGCACCCGTCTGGACCTGGCCGGTAACCCTCCGCGCTGGGACGTCGACCGGGTGCTCGGCCTGAAGGCCCTCGGGCTGGTGACGGGGGCGTTACTCGGGCTGGCCCTTCCTCCCCTGTTCGGAGCAGGGGCCCGTGGGACGCTGCTCACATTCAGCGGACTCTCAGCCCTCGGGTGGTTCGGTCCCTCCCTGTGGATCTACCAGGTCGGTTACGACCGCACCGAGCTGGTGCGGCGAGAACTGCCCGACGCGATCGACCTGCTCACCATCTCCGTGGAGGCCGGCCTGGCCTTCGACGCCGCGCTCGCCCAGGTGGCCCGGAGCAGTGACGGGCCGCTCGCCAAGGAGCTGTTCCGCGTGCTCCAGGAGATGCAACTGGGCACCGGCCGGCTCGACGCGCTGAGGGCCCTGGCCGATCGCACGGATGTGGAGGAGTTGCGGATCTTCGTGGCAGCTATGGTTCAAGCCGATACGTTTGGAATCCCCATCGCCAACGTGCTGCGCGTGCAGTCGAAGGAGATGCGGGTCAAGAGAAGCCAGCGGGCAGAGGAGAAGGCTCAGCAAGTGCCGGTCAAGATTCTCTTCCCACTGATTTTCTGCATCCTGCCGGCCTTGTTTATCGTGGTCATGGGTCCGGCCGGGATCAAGATCTTCGAACAGTTCCGAGGTGTGTGA
- a CDS encoding type II secretion system F family protein: MLLTGLFLLFAALAVLIFVATGALTGAGRPESPVLRRIAVYSVTSRRPEPLSVTEDTASALGDGPLTRSAVGLMHRVARSGRLDRALDGRLESAGLPLRTAEWMLLHVTATVGTALLFAVVSRGRPAAAVLGLLLGLAVPWGVLMAAQARREAKFLAQLPDTLQLLAGSLAVGYSLPQAMESVVRESHAPIRGEFNRALVETRLGMQAEDALDGIAARTGSRDFSWVVMSIRIQREVGGNLAELLTSVAGTLRERERLRRQVSALAAEGKLSGIILAALPVVFALYLMLARPEYIDPLFSTPLGLGLLGLGAVLLAVGGFWMSKVIRVDV; the protein is encoded by the coding sequence ATGCTCCTCACCGGCCTGTTCCTCCTGTTCGCGGCCCTGGCCGTCCTGATCTTCGTCGCCACCGGCGCCCTCACCGGCGCCGGCCGCCCGGAGTCACCCGTGCTGCGCCGCATCGCGGTGTACTCGGTGACCTCCCGCCGCCCCGAGCCGCTCTCGGTCACCGAGGACACCGCGTCCGCACTCGGCGACGGCCCGCTGACCCGCTCGGCGGTCGGGCTGATGCACCGGGTGGCCCGCAGCGGGCGCCTCGACCGGGCGCTCGACGGCCGGCTGGAGTCGGCCGGGCTGCCGCTGCGCACCGCCGAGTGGATGCTGCTGCACGTCACCGCCACCGTCGGCACCGCGCTGCTGTTCGCCGTGGTCTCCCGGGGCCGCCCGGCCGCCGCCGTGCTCGGCCTGCTGCTCGGGCTGGCCGTGCCGTGGGGCGTGCTGATGGCGGCCCAGGCCCGGCGCGAGGCGAAGTTCCTGGCCCAGCTGCCCGACACGCTGCAGCTGCTGGCCGGGAGCCTGGCCGTGGGCTACTCGCTGCCGCAGGCGATGGAGTCGGTGGTGCGCGAGTCGCACGCCCCGATCCGCGGCGAGTTCAACCGGGCGCTGGTCGAGACCCGGCTCGGCATGCAGGCCGAGGACGCGCTCGACGGGATCGCGGCCCGCACCGGCAGCCGCGACTTCTCCTGGGTGGTGATGTCGATCCGGATCCAGCGTGAGGTCGGCGGCAACCTGGCCGAGCTGCTCACCTCGGTGGCCGGCACCCTGCGCGAGCGGGAGCGGCTGCGCCGTCAGGTCTCGGCGCTCGCCGCGGAGGGCAAACTCTCGGGCATCATCCTGGCCGCGCTGCCGGTGGTGTTCGCGCTGTACCTGATGCTGGCCCGCCCCGAGTACATCGACCCGCTCTTCAGCACGCCGCTCGGCCTGGGCCTGCTCGGCCTCGGCGCGGTCCTGCTGGCCGTGGGCGGGTTCTGGATGTCCAAGGTGATCCGGGTGGACGTCTGA
- a CDS encoding CpaF family protein, which translates to MSLADRLAQARLERTETTRHPARPESTRVRPDDPFAPLRRTVHQRLLESLGPKLYDSQLSQSELEQRVRASLAEALQADQIPLTVTDRARIAQEIADDILGYGPLEPYLRDPEITEIMVNGPDQIYVERRGQIFPVDGRFADEAHLRRTIDKIVGRVGRRVDEASPMVDARLPDGSRVNAIIPPLAVDGSLLTIRKFSTDPFEVDDLIQLGTMSRAVAEVLAACVRGRLNILVSGGTGAGKTTTLNVLSGFIPETERVVTIEDAAELQLRQQHVLRLESRPPNIEGKGEISIRQLVRNALRMRPDRIIVGEIRDAAALDMLQAMNVGHDGSICTVHANSPRDVLSRVETMVLMAGMDLPVKAIREQVSSALDLIIQQARFPDGTRRVTAVTEVVGMESDVITMQDIFRFDYSGAGDAVVGELRWTGIRPVFLDKLTRSGVHVDMRAFGTYQRSVR; encoded by the coding sequence ATGAGCCTGGCCGACCGCCTGGCCCAGGCCCGGCTGGAGCGCACCGAGACCACCCGGCACCCGGCCCGGCCGGAGAGCACCCGGGTCAGGCCCGACGACCCGTTCGCCCCGCTGCGCCGCACCGTGCACCAGCGGCTGCTGGAGAGCCTGGGCCCGAAGCTCTACGACTCGCAGCTCAGCCAGTCCGAGCTGGAGCAGCGCGTGCGCGCCAGCCTGGCCGAGGCGCTGCAGGCCGACCAGATCCCGCTGACCGTGACCGACCGGGCCCGCATCGCGCAGGAGATCGCCGACGACATCCTGGGCTACGGCCCGCTCGAGCCGTACCTGCGCGACCCGGAGATCACCGAGATCATGGTGAACGGGCCCGACCAGATCTACGTCGAGAGGCGGGGCCAGATCTTCCCGGTGGACGGCCGTTTCGCCGACGAGGCGCACCTGCGGCGCACCATCGACAAGATCGTCGGGCGGGTCGGGCGCCGCGTCGACGAGGCCAGCCCGATGGTGGACGCGCGGTTGCCGGACGGCTCGCGCGTCAACGCGATCATCCCGCCGCTGGCGGTGGACGGGTCGCTGCTCACCATCCGCAAGTTCTCCACCGACCCGTTCGAGGTGGACGACCTGATCCAGCTCGGCACGATGTCCCGGGCGGTCGCCGAGGTGCTCGCCGCGTGTGTCCGGGGGCGGCTGAACATCCTGGTCAGCGGCGGCACCGGGGCCGGCAAGACCACCACCCTGAACGTGCTGTCGGGCTTCATCCCGGAGACCGAGCGGGTCGTCACCATCGAGGACGCGGCGGAGCTGCAGCTGCGTCAGCAGCACGTGCTGCGCCTGGAGTCGCGCCCGCCGAACATCGAGGGCAAGGGCGAGATCTCGATCCGCCAGCTGGTGCGCAACGCGCTGCGGATGCGGCCCGACCGGATCATCGTCGGCGAGATCCGCGACGCCGCCGCGCTCGACATGCTGCAGGCGATGAACGTGGGCCACGACGGCTCGATCTGCACCGTGCACGCGAACTCCCCGCGGGACGTGCTCTCCCGGGTGGAGACGATGGTGCTGATGGCCGGTATGGACCTGCCGGTGAAGGCGATCCGCGAACAGGTCTCCAGTGCCCTCGACCTGATCATCCAGCAGGCCCGCTTCCCCGACGGCACGCGCCGCGTCACCGCGGTGACCGAGGTGGTGGGTATGGAGAGCGACGTGATCACGATGCAGGACATCTTCCGCTTCGACTACTCCGGGGCCGGTGACGCCGTGGTCGGCGAGCTGCGCTGGACCGGGATCCGCCCGGTCTTCCTCGACAAGCTGACCCGCTCCGGCGTGCACGTGGACATGCGCGCGTTCGGCACCTACCAGCGCTCCGTGAGGTGA
- a CDS encoding AAA family ATPase, whose protein sequence is MRGTAVVFDPHPPAGAALAAETGGRGPVFSDVVDLRDHVGVMSDDDTLVLGPHVSDDEAFDVAQFTRAQRPGVEVILVRREITTGLLQEALRARMSAVVDYRDTVQLRSEVRRSLNRSPETGPGEKPGPRRGRVLTVFSAKGGSGKTMLAVNLAATLADRGHRQVCIVDLDLAFGDVAIAMQLFPAHTIADAVPLGGEIDSSAVAAMLTQHSAGLSAIVAPTEPSTAESIHPKLISHLLDVLRDEFDYVVVDTPPAFDDQVLAALDVSDLITLIVTPDVPALKTLKITVETLIELGYPRDRLRLVLNRSDSRVGISHAEVEKTAVMPLAGQIPSSRDVPSSVNRGVPIVQDDPRHPVSLAIEQFAQDEVIGVGDGTPRRRPRKRRFLR, encoded by the coding sequence ATGCGGGGCACCGCGGTCGTGTTCGACCCGCACCCCCCGGCCGGCGCCGCCCTGGCGGCCGAGACCGGCGGCCGGGGGCCGGTGTTCAGCGACGTCGTCGACCTGCGCGACCACGTCGGCGTGATGTCCGACGACGACACCCTGGTGCTCGGGCCGCACGTCAGCGACGACGAGGCGTTCGACGTCGCCCAGTTCACCCGGGCGCAGCGGCCGGGCGTCGAGGTGATCCTGGTGCGCCGCGAGATCACCACCGGGCTGCTGCAGGAGGCCCTGCGGGCACGGATGTCGGCGGTGGTCGACTACCGCGACACCGTGCAGCTGCGCAGCGAGGTGCGGCGCAGCCTGAACCGTTCGCCCGAGACCGGGCCGGGCGAGAAGCCGGGACCGCGCCGGGGCCGGGTCCTCACCGTGTTCTCGGCCAAGGGCGGCAGCGGGAAGACCATGCTGGCGGTCAATCTCGCCGCCACGCTGGCCGACCGCGGGCACCGCCAGGTCTGCATCGTCGACCTGGACCTGGCCTTCGGCGACGTGGCGATCGCGATGCAGCTGTTCCCGGCCCACACCATCGCCGACGCGGTGCCGCTGGGCGGCGAGATCGACTCCTCGGCGGTGGCGGCCATGCTCACCCAGCACTCCGCCGGGCTCAGCGCGATCGTCGCCCCGACCGAGCCGAGCACCGCGGAATCCATTCACCCGAAGCTCATCTCGCACCTGCTCGACGTGCTGCGCGACGAGTTCGACTACGTGGTGGTCGACACCCCGCCCGCCTTCGACGACCAGGTGCTGGCCGCGCTCGACGTGTCCGACCTGATCACCCTCATCGTCACACCCGACGTGCCGGCGCTGAAGACGCTCAAGATCACCGTGGAGACGCTGATCGAGCTGGGCTACCCCCGCGACCGGCTGCGGCTGGTGCTGAACCGGTCCGACTCCCGGGTGGGCATCAGTCACGCCGAGGTGGAGAAGACGGCCGTGATGCCGCTGGCCGGGCAGATCCCGAGCTCGCGCGACGTGCCCTCGTCGGTGAACCGGGGTGTGCCGATCGTGCAGGACGACCCCCGGCACCCGGTCAGCCTGGCGATCGAGCAGTTCGCGCAGGACGAGGTGATCGGCGTGGGCGACGGCACCCCGCGCCGGAGGCCGAGGAAGCGAAGGTTCCTGCGATGA
- a CDS encoding SAF domain-containing protein, with product MGRRTLLLITSVLLAAVGTAMVALYVRTADDRAAGGETTALYVVARQDISANATLTAADLTVREMRVSDQLTSNTTDLDAAVGRVATAAIRSGATIDTRDLREPGALAEGAIRRDELGIDVQLQDPNRAVSLLGVGSTVRIFHLDENGDAQVLVQRARVISIGGSLDDSAAAGPDGTNSVGATTVPQAVVGLSVSESIAKTIAGATLKQEPLYFTVIPSSGDGS from the coding sequence ATGGGACGACGCACGCTGCTCCTGATCACGTCCGTCCTGCTGGCCGCGGTGGGCACCGCGATGGTCGCGCTGTACGTGCGCACCGCCGACGACCGCGCGGCCGGCGGCGAGACCACGGCGCTGTACGTCGTGGCCCGGCAGGACATCTCGGCGAACGCCACCCTCACCGCCGCCGACCTGACCGTGCGCGAGATGCGCGTGAGCGACCAGCTGACCAGCAACACCACCGACCTCGACGCGGCGGTCGGCCGGGTGGCCACCGCGGCGATCCGGTCGGGGGCGACCATCGACACCCGCGACCTGCGCGAGCCGGGAGCCCTGGCCGAGGGCGCGATCCGGCGCGACGAGCTCGGCATCGACGTGCAGCTGCAAGACCCCAACCGCGCGGTCAGCCTGCTCGGCGTCGGGTCGACGGTGCGCATCTTCCACCTCGACGAGAACGGTGACGCCCAGGTGCTGGTGCAGAGGGCGCGCGTGATCTCGATCGGCGGCTCGCTCGACGACTCGGCGGCGGCCGGGCCGGACGGCACGAACAGCGTCGGGGCGACCACGGTTCCGCAGGCGGTGGTGGGCCTGTCGGTGAGCGAGTCGATCGCGAAGACCATCGCCGGGGCCACCCTCAAGCAGGAACCCCTCTACTTCACCGTGATCCCGAGCTCCGGGGACGGCTCCTGA